In Miscanthus floridulus cultivar M001 chromosome 5, ASM1932011v1, whole genome shotgun sequence, one genomic interval encodes:
- the LOC136450558 gene encoding probable 3-hydroxyisobutyrate dehydrogenase-like 1, mitochondrial, whose translation MMAGISSFLTRRLPPFPLAATAAAAAAAMSSSSTAANVSYRPISPDTTRVAWVGTGVMGQSMAGHLLSAGYALTVFNRTASKTQGLVSSGASLADSPRAAASAADVIFLMVGFPSDVRSTALDPSTGALSGLAPGGILVDMTTSDPTLAAEIAAAAAASGCSAVDAPVSGGDRGARNATLSIFAGGDAAVVARLAPLFKLMGNALYMGGPGAGQRAKLGNQIAIASTMVGLVEGMVYAHKAGLDVAKWLEAISTGAAGSKSLELYGKRILERDMAAGFYVRHFVKDLGICLSECQAMGLSLPGLALAQQLYVSLIAHGEGGLGTQALILAIERLNNTSLEKDG comes from the coding sequence ATGATGGCCGGCATATCCAGTTTCCTCACTCGCCGCCTTCCGCCCTTTCCGCTCGCCGctaccgccgccgcagcagcagcagccatgtCGTCTTCGTCCACGGCAGCGAACGTCTCCTATCGTCCGATCTCTCCGGACACCACCCGCGTGGCCTGGGTGGGGACGGGCGTCATGGGCCAGTCCATGGCTGGCCACCTCCTCTCCGCCGGCTACGCTCTCACCGTCTTCAACCGCACGGCATCCAAGACCCAGGGCCTCGTCTCCAGCGGCGCCAGCCTCGCGGACAGCCCCCGCGCGGCCGCCTCGGCTGCcgatgtcatcttcctcatgGTCGGCTTCCCCTCCGACGTCCGCTCCACCGCCCTCGATCCATCCACCGGCGCCCTCTCCGGCCTGGCCCCAGGCGGCATCCTCGTCGACATGACCACCTCCGACCCCACCCTCGCCGCCGAGATAGCCGCGGCCGCTGCCGCCTCCGGCTGCTCGGCCGTCGACGCCCCCGTCTCCGGCGGCGACCGAGGGGCCCGCAAcgccaccctctccatcttcgcggGCGGCGACGCCGCCGTCGTTGCTCGCCTGGCGCCGCTCTTCAAGCTCATGGGAAACGCGCTGTACATGGGCGGGCCCGGCGCGGGGCAGCGCGCGAAGCTGGGCAACCAGATCGCCATCGCGTCCACCATGGTGGGGCTCGTGGAGGGCATGGTGTACGCGCACAAGGCCGGGCTGGACGTGGCCAAGTGGCTGGAGGCCATCTCCACCGGCGCGGCGGGGTCCAAGTCGCTGGAACTGTACGGGAAGCGGATCCTGGAGAGGGATATGGCGGCTGGCTTCTATGTCCGGCACTTCGTGAAGGACCTCGGTATCTGCCTGTCGGAATGCCAGGCCATGGGACTGTCGCTGCCGGGGCTCGCGCTCGCGCAACAGCTGTACGTGTCGCTGATCGCTCACGGCGAGGGCGGGCTCGGTACACAGGCGCTTATACTGGCCATCGAGCGGCTGAACAACACCAGCCTCGAGAAGGACGGATGA
- the LOC136450556 gene encoding elongation factor 2-like, which produces MVKFTAEELRAIMDKKNNIRNMSVIAHVDHGKSTLTDSLVAAAGIIAQEVAGDVRMTDTRADEAERGITIKSTGISLYYEMTDESLKNYKGERNGNQYLINLIDSPGHVDFSSEVTAALRITDGALVVVDCIEGVCVQTETVLRQALGERIRPVLTVNKMDRCFLELQFEGEEAYQTFSRVIENANVIMATYEDKLLGDVQVYPEKGTVAFSAGLHGWAFTLTNFAKMYASKFGVDEAKMMERLWGENFFDPATKKWTTKNTGSPTCKRGFVQFCYEPIKQIINTCMNDQKDKLWPMLQKLNVTMKADEKELIGKALMKRVMQTWLPASTALLEMMIFHLPSPSKAQRYRVENLYEGPLDDVYATAIRNCDPEGPLMLYVSKMIPASDKGRFFAFGRVFSGKVATGMKVRIMGPNYVPGQKKDLYVKSVQRTVIWMGKKQESVEDVPCGNTVAMVGLDQFITKNATLTNEKEVDACPIRAMKFSVSPVVRVAVQCKVASDLPKLVEGLKRLAKSDPMVLCTIEESGEHIIAGAGELHLEICLKDLQDDFMGGAEIIVSPPVVSFRETVLEKSCRTVMSKSPNKHNRLYMEARPLEEGLAEAIDDGRIGPRDDPKVRSQILSQEFGWDKDLAKKIWCFGPETTGPNMVVDMCKGVQYLNEIKDSVVAGFQWASKEGALAEENMRGICFEVCDVVLHADAIHRGGGQVIPTARRVIYASQLTAKPRLLEPVYLVEIQAPENALGGIYGVLNQKRGHVFEEMQRQGTPLYNIKAYLPVIESFGFSSQLRAATSGQAFPQSVFDHWDMMGSDPLEAGSQAAQLVLDIRKRKGLKEQMTPLSEFEDKL; this is translated from the exons ATGGTGAAGTTCACGGCTGAAGAGCTTCGTGCCATCATGGACAAAAAGAACAACATTCGCAATATGTCTGTTATTGCTCATGTGGACCATG GAAAGTCCACGCTTACAGATTCCCTTGTGGCAGCTGCTGGGATTATTGCGCAGGAAGTTGCTGGTGATGTCCGCATGACTGATACTCGTGCAGATGAAGCAGAACGTGGTATTACAATCAAATCCACTGGTATCTCTCTTTACTATGAGATGACTGATGAGTCACTGAAGAACTACAAGGGTGAGAGGAATGGTAACCAATATTTGATCAACCTTATTGACTCACCTGGGCATGTCGATTTTTCTTCGGAAGTTACAGCTGCTCTTCGCATCACCGAtggtgctctggtggtggttgaTTGTATTGAAGGTGTCTGTGTGCAAACTGAAACTGTGCTCCGCCAAGCTCTTGGTGAGAGGATTAGGCCAGTCCTTACTGTGAACAAGATGGACAGGTGCTTCCTTGAGCTTCAGTTTGAGGGTGAGGAAGCTTATCAGACTTTCTCCCGCGTCATTGAGAATGCCAACGTCATTATGGCAACATATGAAGATAAGCTCCTAGGTGATGTCCAAGTCTACCCAGAGAAGGGGACTGTTGCTTTTTCTGCTGGCCTGCACGGATGGGCCTTTACCCTCACTAACTTTGCCAAGATGTATGCATCTAAGTTTGGAGTTGATGAAGCTAAGATGATGGAGAGGCTTTGGGGTGAGAACTTCTTTGACCCTGCCACAAAGAAGTGGACTACCAAGAACACAGGTTCTCCTACCTGCAAGAGAGGATTCGTTCAGTTCTGCTATGAGCcaatcaagcaaatcatcaacaCCTGCATGAACGACCAGAAGGATAAATTGTGGCCCATGCTGCAAAAGCTCAATGTTACCATGAAGGCTGATGAGAAGGAATTGATTGGCAAAGCTTTGATGAAGCGTGTTATGCAAACGTGGCTTCCAGCTAGCACTGCACTGCTTGAGATGATGATATTCCACCTTCCTTCCCCTTCAAAGGCTCAAAGGTATCGTGTGGAGAACTTGTATGAGGGACCCCTTGATGATGTCTATGCAACTGCTATCAGAAACTGTGATCCGGAGGGACCTCTTATGCTGTATGTTTCAAAGATGATTCCAGCATCTGACAAGGGCAGGTTCTTTGCCTTTGGTCGTGTCTTCTCAGGGAAGGTTGCTACTGGTATGAAGGTTCGGATCATGGGTCCCAACTATGTCCCTGGCCAGAAGAAGGATCTGTATGTCAAGAGTGTCCAGCGTACTGTTATCTGGATGGGAAAGAAACAAGAGTCTGTTGAGGATGTTCCTTGTGGTAACACTGTTGCAATGGTTGGTCTGGATCAATTCATCACGAAGAATGCTACACTCACTAATGAGAAGGAGGTTGATGCATGCCCAATCAGAGCAATGAAGTTCTCTGTCTCCCCTGTTGTGCGTGTTGCTGTTCAGTGCAAGGTTGCCTCTGACCTTCCCAAGCTAGTTGAAGGTTTGAAGCGTCTGGCAAAGTCTGATCCTATGGTTCTCTGTACAATTGAAGAATCTGGTGAGCATATCATTGCTGGAGCTGGTGAGCTTCATCTTGAGATTTGCCTGAAGGATCTGCAGGACGACTTCATGGGTGGTGCTGAAATTATCGTTTCCCCTCCTGTTGTGTCCTTCCGTGAAACCGTTCTTGAGAAGTCCTGCCGTACTGTCATGAGCAAGTCACCCAACAAGCACAACCGTCTGTACATGGAAGCGCGCCCCTTGGAGGAGGGTCTCGCTGAGGCCATCGATGACGGCCGCATTGGCCCACGTGATGATCCTAAGGTGCGCTCCCAGATCCTCTCGCAGGAGTTTGGTTGGGACAAGGACCTTGCCAAGAAGATTTGGTGTTTTGGACCTGAGACCACTGGTCCAAACATGGTTGTTGATATGTGTAAGGGAGTTCAGTATCTCAATGAAATCAAGGATTCTGTCGTGGCTGGTTTCCAGTGGGCATCAAAGGAGGGTGCACTGGCAGAGGAGAACATGCGTGGGATTTGCTTTGAGGTCTGTGATGTCGTTCTTCATGCTGATGCTATCCACAGGGGTGGTGGCCAGGTCATTCCAACTGCCAGGAGGGTCATCTATGCTTCTCAGCTCACGGCCAAGCCAAGGCTGCTGGAGCCAGTGTACCTGGTGGAGATTCAGGCCCCAGAAAATGCACTTGGTGGTATCTATGGTGTTCTGAACCAGAAGAGAGGGCATGTCTTCGAGGAGATGCAGAGGCAGGGTACCCCGCTCTACAACATCAAGGCTTACCTCCCTGTCATCGAGTCCTTTGGGTTCTCCAGCCAACTGAGGGCTGCAACCTCTGGTCAGGCTTTCCCCCAGAGTGTCTTTGACCATTGGGATATGATGGGCTCTGATCCTTTGGAGGCTGGCTCCCAGGCTGCTCAGCTGGTGCTGGATATCCGCAAGAGGAAGGGTCTCAAGGAACAGATGACCCCTCTTTCTGAGTTTGAGGACAAGCTCTAA